One window from the genome of Schistocerca piceifrons isolate TAMUIC-IGC-003096 chromosome 8, iqSchPice1.1, whole genome shotgun sequence encodes:
- the LOC124711472 gene encoding glucose dehydrogenase [FAD, quinone]-like has product MSGAARGAGFTARRIFITAQLGLVTAAVFELAVRHLRPDLYAQRPRDLADLGRRLAPEYDFVVVGGGSGRALGGTSLLNGMLYVRGNRRDYDGWAAAGNAGWSYDEVLPYFKKSEDARPARLRADARHHATGGYLTVDEYRYRTPMADALLDAGRELGYDVVDYNGETQYGFARFAGTVRDGFRCSTAKAFLEPAADRPNLDISMHSLVERLLVDPQSKNATHVVFTKGGRRYTVRATKEIVVSAGAVNSPKLLMLSGIGPKEHLDEIGISPVVADLRVGDNLQDHIALGGLLYLVEFPVSLVVPRQLNTKNIFDFLVRNEGPLMTTGIAETLAFVNTEYSNDTSYPEVALYLSAVPETVDGGVYVKGLLGLSDEFYSAVYEPVLYRDGFTALATLMHPKSRGTVRLRDADPSSPPRIFPNYLAHPDDVRTLVEAAKFGGRLSATETMQKLGSHLNPYPFPACKHLKLMSDEYLECALRQHTMSLWHFGGTCKMGPDSDPAAVVDPQLRVRGVNGLRVADSSVLPVLPTANTNAPTIMVAEKASDMIRDHWITPGDLFG; this is encoded by the exons ATGAGTGGTGCGGCGCGAGGCGCCGGCTTCACGGCGCGGCGCATCTTCATCACGGCGCAGCTgggcctggtcaccgccgccgtcTTCGAGCTGGCGGTGCGCCACCTGCGGCCCGACCTGTACGCGCAGCGGCCGCGCGACCTGGCCGACCTGGGCCGGCGGCTGGCGCCCGAGTACGACTTCGTGGTGGTGGGCGGCGGGTCG GGCCGCGCGCTCGGCGGCACCAGCCTGCTCAACGGCATGCTGTACGTGCGCGGCAACCGGCGCGACTACGACGGCTGGGCGGCGGCGGGCAACGCCGGCTGGTCCTACGACGAGGTGCTGCCCTACTTCAAGAAGTCGGAGGACGCGCGGCCGGCGCGGCTGCGCGCCGACGCGCGCCACCACGCCACCGGCGGCTACCTCACCGTCGACGAGTACCGCTACCGCACGCCGATGGCGGACGCGCTGCTCGACGCCGGCCGCGAACTGGGCTACGACGTCGTCGACTACAACGGCGAGACGCAGTACGGGTTCGCGCGTTTCGCGGGCACGGTGCGCGACGGCTTCCGGTGCAGCACGGCCAAGGCCTTCCTGGAGCCCGCCGCCGACAGGCCCAACCTCGACATCAGCATGCACTCCCTCGTCGAGAGACTGCTGGTGGACCCCCAGTCCAAGAACGCGACGCACGTCGTGTTCACCAAGGGCGGTCGCCGCTACACGGTCCGCGCCACCAAAGAGATCGTCGTCTCCGCCGGCGCCGTAAACTCGCCCAAGCTGCTCATGCTGTCCGGCATAGGGCCGAAGGAGCACCTCGACGAAATAGGCATCTCCCCGGTCGTGGCGGATCTGCGGGTGGGAGACAACCTACAAGATCACATCGCGCTGGGCGGGCTGCTCTATCTCGTCGAGTTCCCGGTTTCCCTGGTCGTTCCGCGCCAGCTCAACACCAAGAATATCTTTGACTTCCTGGTCCGTAACGAGGGCCCACTGATGACGACGGGAATCGCAGAGACCCTCGCCTTCGTCAACACCGAGTACTCTAACGACACGTCGTACCCCGAGGTGGCGCTGTACCTCTCGGCTGTGCCGGAGACGGTCGACGGCGGCGTCTACGTCAAGGGCCTGCTCGGCCTCAGCGACGAGTTCTACAGCGCCGTCTACGAACCGGTGCTCTACCGCGACGGCTTCACCGCGCTGGCCACACTCATGCACCCCAAGAGCAGGGGAACCGTGCGGCTGAGGGACGCCGATCCCAGTTCTCCACCGCGTATCTTCCCCAACTACCTCGCGCACCCGGACGACGTCCGGACGCTGGTCGAGGCGGCGAAATTCGGCGGCAGGCTCAGCGCCACGGAGACGATGCAGAAGCTGGGCTCCCACCTCAACCCGTACCCGTTCCCGGCCTGCAAGCACCTCAAGCTGATGTCTGACGAGTACCTGGAGTGCGCGCTCCGCCAGCACACCATGTCGCTGTGGCACTTCGGCGGCACGTGCAAGATGGGCCCGGACTCGGACCCCGCCGCCGTCGTCGACCCGCAGCTCAGAGTGCGCGGCGTGAACGGCCTCCGGGTCGCCGACTCCTCCGTACTGCCGGTGCTGCCCACTGCCAACACCAACGCTCCGACCATCATGGTGGCAGAGAAAGCCTCTGACATGATACGAGACCACTGGATCACTCCTGGCGATCTCTTTGGGTAG